From the Streptomyces syringium genome, one window contains:
- a CDS encoding VIT1/CCC1 transporter family protein translates to MSVLDTAEAPHIAHRDNHTHRDVNGGWLRPAVFGAMDGLVSNVALMTGVAGGSASSQTIVITGLAGLAAGAFSMAAGEYTSVASQRELVLAELDVERRELRKHPADELQELAALYESRGVEPRLAREVARQLSADPEQALEIHAREELGIDPSDLPSPTVAAVSSFGSFALGALLPVLPYLLGATQLWPAVLLALLGLFACGAVVARVTARSWWFSGLRQLLLGGAAAGVTYVLGIAFGATLG, encoded by the coding sequence ATGTCTGTCCTCGATACGGCAGAGGCACCGCACATAGCGCACCGCGACAACCACACGCACCGCGATGTGAACGGTGGCTGGCTGCGCCCCGCGGTCTTCGGGGCCATGGACGGACTGGTCTCCAACGTCGCCCTCATGACGGGCGTCGCGGGCGGCTCCGCCTCTTCGCAGACGATCGTGATCACCGGGCTGGCCGGGCTCGCGGCCGGTGCCTTCTCCATGGCGGCCGGTGAGTACACCTCGGTCGCCTCCCAGCGCGAGCTGGTGCTGGCCGAGCTGGACGTGGAGCGGCGCGAGCTGCGCAAGCACCCCGCCGACGAGCTCCAGGAGCTCGCCGCGCTGTACGAGTCGCGCGGCGTCGAGCCCCGCCTCGCGCGGGAGGTCGCCCGGCAGCTGTCCGCCGACCCCGAGCAGGCGCTGGAGATCCACGCGCGCGAGGAGCTCGGCATCGACCCCTCCGACCTCCCGTCGCCGACGGTCGCTGCCGTCTCGTCCTTCGGCTCCTTCGCCCTGGGTGCCCTGCTGCCCGTCCTGCCGTATCTGCTGGGCGCCACCCAGCTGTGGCCCGCGGTGCTGCTCGCCCTGCTGGGGCTGTTCGCCTGCGGTGCCGTGGTGGCGCGCGTGACGGCGCGGTCGTGGTGGTTCAGCGGGCTGCGCCAGCTGCTGCTGGGCGGGGCCGCGGCGGGTGTGACGTACGTCCTGGGTATTGCCTTCGGCGCCACCTTGGGGTGA
- the lgt gene encoding prolipoprotein diacylglyceryl transferase: MDIAYIPSPSTGVIHLGPVPLRGYAFCIIIGVFVAVWLGNRRWIARGGRTGTVADIAVWAVPFGLVGGRLYHVITDYELYFGEGRNWVNAFKIWEGGLGIWGAVALGAVGAWIGCRRRGIPLPAWADALAPGLAVAQAIGRWGNWFNQELYGKPTDLPWALKIDADPAIGRIAGTYHPTFLYESLWCLGVAALVIWADRRFTLGHGRAFALYVAAYTAGRFWTEYLRVDDTHHVLGLRLNGWTSIVLFLAAVVYMIISAKRRPGRETVVEPAAADDGPDAASVKAEKAEKAEGAAGKPAPKLVKELPRKPVKKPGEKPSGAPAAPSGDASAPAAGDASADKPGKKL; encoded by the coding sequence ATGGACATCGCTTACATTCCCAGCCCGTCGACCGGTGTGATCCACCTCGGACCGGTCCCGCTGCGCGGCTATGCCTTCTGCATCATCATCGGCGTCTTCGTCGCCGTCTGGCTCGGCAACCGGCGTTGGATCGCGCGCGGTGGGCGGACCGGGACGGTCGCCGACATCGCCGTGTGGGCGGTGCCCTTCGGGCTCGTCGGCGGCCGCCTCTATCACGTGATCACCGACTACGAGCTGTACTTCGGTGAGGGGCGGAACTGGGTCAACGCCTTCAAGATCTGGGAGGGCGGGCTCGGCATCTGGGGTGCCGTCGCGCTCGGCGCGGTGGGCGCCTGGATCGGCTGCCGACGCCGTGGGATCCCGCTCCCGGCGTGGGCGGACGCGCTGGCGCCCGGCCTCGCGGTGGCGCAGGCCATCGGCCGCTGGGGCAACTGGTTCAACCAGGAGCTGTACGGCAAGCCCACGGACCTGCCGTGGGCGCTCAAGATCGACGCGGACCCCGCCATCGGGCGGATCGCTGGGACGTACCACCCGACGTTCCTGTACGAGTCGCTGTGGTGCCTCGGCGTCGCGGCGCTGGTGATCTGGGCGGACCGCCGGTTCACGCTCGGCCACGGCCGGGCCTTCGCCCTGTACGTCGCCGCGTACACGGCGGGCCGCTTCTGGACCGAGTACCTGCGCGTCGACGACACCCACCACGTGCTGGGCCTGCGGCTCAACGGCTGGACCTCGATCGTCCTGTTCCTCGCCGCGGTCGTCTACATGATCATCTCTGCGAAGCGACGGCCCGGCCGGGAGACCGTGGTGGAGCCCGCGGCCGCCGACGACGGCCCCGACGCCGCGTCCGTCAAGGCGGAGAAGGCCGAGAAGGCCGAGGGTGCCGCCGGGAAGCCGGCTCCGAAGCTCGTCAAGGAGCTGCCCCGCAAGCCGGTCAAGAAGCCCGGTGAGAAGCCCTCGGGCGCCCCCGCCGCCCCTTCCGGGGACGCTTCCGCCCCCGCCGCCGGCGACGCGTCGGCCGACAAGCCGGGCAAGAAGCTCTGA
- a CDS encoding DsbA family protein, with the protein MSQKNSDGKRSARERLQEQRQREESRAKRKRALIAGAVVVGVLGIAAGVGALVANAGKDEKESAGPPVQPQGAMGKDAVTIPVGKPASKSTLTVYEDFRCPGCAQFENGFRDTIHALEAKGRLKTEYHLVTLIDNNLGGSGSLNAANAAACAQDVGKFSAYHDLLYKNQPAETDDAFGKKARLLELARRIPGLDSPAFRTCVNEGTHDSWVKKSHEAFGKSAFHATPTVLLDGKSIYGDQANPLTPEKLRQMVAGAAKN; encoded by the coding sequence GTGAGCCAGAAGAACAGCGACGGAAAGCGCAGCGCCCGTGAGCGGCTGCAGGAACAGCGTCAGAGGGAGGAGTCCCGCGCCAAGCGCAAGCGGGCCCTGATCGCCGGGGCCGTGGTCGTGGGCGTCCTGGGCATCGCGGCCGGGGTCGGCGCCCTGGTGGCCAATGCCGGCAAGGACGAGAAGGAGAGCGCGGGCCCGCCCGTCCAGCCGCAGGGCGCCATGGGCAAGGACGCCGTCACCATCCCGGTCGGCAAGCCCGCCTCCAAGTCCACCCTCACCGTCTACGAGGACTTCCGCTGCCCCGGCTGCGCCCAGTTCGAGAACGGCTTCCGCGACACGATCCACGCCCTGGAGGCCAAGGGCCGGCTGAAGACCGAGTATCACCTCGTCACACTGATCGACAACAACCTCGGCGGCTCCGGCTCGCTCAACGCGGCGAACGCGGCGGCGTGCGCGCAGGACGTGGGCAAGTTCTCCGCCTACCACGACCTGCTCTACAAGAACCAGCCCGCGGAGACCGACGACGCCTTCGGCAAGAAGGCCCGTCTGCTGGAGCTGGCCCGCCGGATCCCGGGCCTGGACTCCCCGGCCTTCCGCACGTGTGTGAACGAGGGCACCCACGACAGCTGGGTGAAGAAGTCCCACGAGGCCTTCGGCAAGTCCGCCTTCCACGCCACCCCGACCGTCCTCCTCGACGGCAAGAGCATCTACGGCGACCAGGCCAACCCGCTCACCCCCGAGAAGCTGCGGCAGATGGTCGCGGGCGCGGCCAAGAACTGA
- the trpA gene encoding tryptophan synthase subunit alpha, which produces MAGNIELLSSVLATARAEGRAALVGYLPAGFPTVDDGVRAITAMVEGGCDVVEVGLPHSDPVLDGPVIQTADDIALRGGVRIVDVIRTVREAHAATGAPVLCMTYWNPVDAYGVERFAADLAEAGGAGCILPDLPVEESEVWRKAAEQHGLATVFVVAPSSRDERLAKITAAGSGFVYAASLMGVTGTRASVGLEAEELVRRTRAVTELPVCVGLGVSNARQAEEVARFADGVIVGSAFVKRLLDAPDLETGLAGVRALAGELAAGVAGRA; this is translated from the coding sequence ATGGCGGGCAACATCGAACTGCTCAGCTCCGTACTGGCCACGGCCAGGGCCGAGGGGCGCGCCGCGCTCGTCGGCTACCTCCCGGCCGGCTTCCCGACCGTGGACGACGGCGTCCGGGCCATCACCGCCATGGTCGAGGGCGGCTGTGACGTCGTCGAGGTCGGGCTGCCGCACAGCGACCCGGTCCTGGACGGCCCGGTCATCCAGACCGCCGACGACATCGCCCTGCGCGGCGGCGTCAGAATCGTCGACGTGATCCGCACGGTCCGCGAGGCGCACGCCGCGACGGGCGCCCCGGTGCTCTGCATGACCTACTGGAACCCCGTCGACGCCTACGGTGTCGAGCGGTTCGCCGCCGACCTCGCCGAGGCCGGGGGAGCGGGCTGCATCCTGCCGGACCTGCCGGTCGAGGAGTCCGAGGTGTGGCGCAAGGCCGCCGAACAGCACGGCCTGGCCACCGTGTTCGTCGTCGCGCCCAGCAGCCGCGACGAGCGGCTCGCCAAGATCACGGCAGCGGGCAGCGGCTTCGTCTACGCGGCCTCGCTGATGGGCGTCACCGGCACCCGCGCGTCCGTCGGGCTGGAGGCCGAGGAACTGGTGCGGCGCACCCGCGCGGTCACCGAGCTGCCCGTCTGCGTCGGACTCGGTGTCTCCAACGCCCGGCAGGCCGAGGAGGTCGCGCGGTTCGCCGACGGCGTCATCGTCGGATCCGCCTTCGTGAAGCGGTTGTTGGACGCGCCCGACCTGGAGACGGGCCTGGCCGGAGTGCGCGCACTGGCGGGTGAACTCGCCGCGGGCGTGGCGGGGCGCGCGTAA
- the trpB gene encoding tryptophan synthase subunit beta — MSSDFFIPDPEGHIPSPEGYFGAFGGKFIPEALVAAVDEVAAEYEKAKADPAFAAELNELMVNYTGRPSALTEVARFAEHAGGARVFLKREDLNHTGSHKINNVLGQALLTKRMGKTRVIAETGAGQHGVATATACALFGLECTIYMGEVDTERQALNVARMRMLGAEVVAVKSGSRTLKDAINEAFRDWVANVDRTHYLFGTVAGPHPFPALVRDFHRVIGVEARRQILERTGRLPDAAVACVGGGSNAIGLFHAFLPDTGVRLIGCEPGGHGVASGEHAATLTAGTPGILHGSRSYVLQDEDGQITEPYSISAGLDYPGIGPEHSYLKDLGRAEYRAVTDDEAMEALRLLSRTEGIIPAIESAHALAGALDLGKELGPDGLVLVNLSGRGDKDMDTAARYFGLYDNDAAGAK; from the coding sequence ATGTCGTCTGACTTCTTCATCCCGGACCCGGAGGGTCACATCCCGAGCCCCGAGGGCTACTTCGGCGCCTTCGGTGGCAAATTCATCCCCGAGGCGCTCGTTGCCGCCGTCGACGAGGTCGCCGCGGAGTACGAGAAGGCGAAGGCGGACCCCGCCTTCGCGGCCGAGCTCAATGAACTGATGGTCAATTACACCGGTCGGCCCAGCGCCCTGACCGAGGTGGCGCGCTTTGCCGAACACGCGGGCGGCGCCCGGGTGTTCCTCAAGCGCGAGGACCTCAACCACACCGGCTCCCACAAGATCAACAACGTGCTGGGCCAGGCGCTGCTCACCAAGCGCATGGGCAAGACCCGGGTCATCGCCGAGACCGGCGCCGGACAGCACGGCGTGGCCACCGCCACCGCCTGCGCGCTCTTCGGCCTGGAGTGCACCATTTACATGGGCGAGGTCGACACCGAGCGCCAGGCGCTCAACGTCGCCCGGATGCGGATGCTCGGCGCCGAGGTCGTCGCGGTGAAGTCCGGCAGCCGCACCCTGAAGGACGCCATCAACGAGGCGTTCCGCGACTGGGTCGCCAACGTCGACCGCACCCATTACCTCTTCGGCACCGTCGCCGGCCCGCACCCCTTCCCGGCGCTGGTCCGCGACTTCCACCGGGTCATCGGCGTCGAGGCACGCCGCCAGATCCTGGAGCGGACGGGCCGCCTGCCGGACGCCGCCGTGGCGTGCGTCGGCGGCGGGTCCAACGCCATCGGCCTCTTCCACGCCTTCCTGCCCGACACCGGCGTCCGGCTGATCGGCTGCGAGCCGGGCGGCCACGGCGTGGCGAGCGGCGAGCACGCGGCCACCCTCACCGCCGGCACCCCCGGCATCCTGCACGGCTCCCGCAGCTACGTCCTCCAGGACGAGGACGGCCAGATCACCGAGCCGTACTCGATCTCCGCCGGGCTCGACTACCCGGGCATCGGCCCCGAGCACTCCTACCTCAAGGACCTCGGCCGCGCCGAGTACCGCGCCGTCACCGACGACGAGGCCATGGAGGCACTGCGGCTGCTGTCGCGCACCGAGGGCATCATCCCCGCGATCGAGAGCGCGCACGCGCTCGCGGGCGCCCTCGACCTCGGCAAGGAGCTCGGCCCGGACGGCCTCGTCCTGGTCAACCTCTCCGGGCGCGGCGACAAGGACATGGACACCGCCGCGCGCTACTTCGGGCTGTACGACAACGACGCTGCGGGGGCGAAGTGA
- the trpM gene encoding tryptophan biosynthesis modulator TrpM yields the protein MIRRRSRPGPSTHSAPVGMAAYARLARGCRPRGCRAPARRVHGRRVRYHIGCEPGQTNGMRWRRPTLRTTTDRTHRTTA from the coding sequence ATGATCCGCCGCCGCAGCCGTCCGGGGCCGAGCACGCACTCGGCCCCCGTCGGCATGGCGGCGTACGCGCGACTCGCCCGCGGCTGCCGCCCCCGCGGCTGCCGCGCGCCCGCCCGCCGGGTCCACGGCCGCCGGGTGCGCTACCACATCGGCTGTGAGCCGGGCCAGACCAACGGCATGCGATGGCGTCGCCCCACCTTGCGCACGACGACGGACCGCACCCACCGCACCACGGCCTAG
- the trpC gene encoding indole-3-glycerol phosphate synthase TrpC codes for MSVLDEIIDGVRADLAERQARVTLDELKQRAAKAPQAKDGVAALKGENVTVICEVKRSSPSKGALAAIADPAGLAADYEAGGAAVISVLTEQRRFGGSLADLEAVRARVDIPVLRKDFIVTAYQLWEARAYGADLALLIVAALEQEALVSLIERAESIGLTPLVEVHDEEEVQRAVDAGARIIGVNARNLKTLEVDRDNFARVAPEIPDHIVKIAESGVRGPHDLIAYANDGADAVLVGESLVTGRDPRGAVADLVAAGAHPALRHGRG; via the coding sequence GTGAGTGTGCTCGACGAGATCATCGACGGTGTCCGTGCCGACCTCGCGGAGCGGCAGGCGCGCGTCACCCTCGACGAGCTCAAGCAGCGGGCCGCCAAGGCCCCGCAGGCCAAGGACGGCGTAGCGGCCCTCAAGGGCGAGAACGTCACCGTGATCTGCGAGGTCAAGCGTTCCAGCCCCTCCAAGGGCGCGCTCGCCGCGATCGCCGACCCCGCCGGCCTCGCCGCGGACTACGAGGCGGGCGGCGCGGCCGTCATCAGCGTGCTGACCGAGCAGCGGCGCTTCGGCGGCTCGCTCGCCGACCTGGAGGCCGTCCGGGCCCGGGTCGACATCCCGGTCCTGCGCAAGGACTTCATCGTCACCGCCTACCAGCTGTGGGAGGCCCGCGCGTACGGGGCCGACCTGGCGCTCCTGATCGTCGCCGCCCTCGAGCAGGAGGCCCTGGTCTCCCTCATCGAGCGGGCCGAGTCGATCGGCCTCACCCCGCTGGTCGAGGTGCACGACGAGGAAGAGGTCCAGCGCGCGGTCGACGCCGGCGCCCGGATCATCGGCGTCAACGCCCGCAACCTCAAGACCCTCGAGGTCGACCGCGACAACTTCGCCCGCGTCGCGCCCGAGATCCCGGATCACATTGTCAAGATCGCCGAGTCCGGGGTACGCGGCCCGCACGACCTCATCGCCTACGCCAACGACGGCGCCGACGCGGTGCTCGTCGGCGAGTCCCTGGTCACCGGCCGGGACCCGCGCGGCGCGGTCGCCGACCTCGTCGCCGCCGGCGCGCACCCCGCCCTCCGGCACGGCAGGGGCTGA
- a CDS encoding DUF2752 domain-containing protein, whose amino-acid sequence MRDHASRPRDPAAPGATLPTGQPRQPLPPEPLTQRLAAPLGVAAALAAAAVYVAAVDPNEPGHYPACPLLRHTGLYCPGCGGLRGVHALAHGDLATALGANALAVAGYAAFAVFWAGWLVRALRAAPAAPTASARGPRHGLWWALGGLVLLFTVVRNLPFGSALIP is encoded by the coding sequence GTGAGGGACCACGCGAGCCGTCCTCGGGATCCAGCAGCACCCGGCGCCACCCTGCCGACCGGGCAGCCCCGGCAGCCCCTGCCGCCCGAGCCCCTGACGCAGCGCCTCGCCGCCCCGCTCGGCGTCGCGGCGGCGCTCGCCGCGGCCGCCGTCTATGTCGCTGCCGTGGACCCCAACGAGCCCGGCCACTACCCGGCCTGCCCGCTGCTGCGCCACACCGGGCTGTACTGCCCCGGCTGCGGCGGGCTGCGCGGCGTCCACGCCCTCGCCCACGGCGACCTGGCCACCGCGCTCGGCGCCAACGCCCTGGCCGTCGCCGGCTACGCCGCCTTCGCCGTGTTCTGGGCCGGGTGGCTGGTCAGGGCCCTGCGGGCGGCCCCCGCCGCCCCCACCGCCTCCGCCAGGGGTCCCCGCCACGGTCTCTGGTGGGCCCTGGGCGGCCTCGTCCTGCTCTTCACCGTCGTACGGAATCTGCCGTTCGGGTCGGCACTGATCCCATGA
- a CDS encoding HGxxPAAW family protein, giving the protein MSGSSHGHTPAAWTGVIIAFIGFCISGAFTVMAKPMGFWAGMIVIALGGVVGMAMRAAGLGQTRKRPAAPQSHAQTQG; this is encoded by the coding sequence ATGTCGGGTAGCAGCCACGGACACACTCCGGCCGCCTGGACCGGTGTCATCATCGCCTTCATCGGCTTCTGCATCTCCGGCGCGTTCACGGTGATGGCCAAGCCCATGGGCTTCTGGGCCGGGATGATCGTGATCGCCCTCGGTGGCGTCGTCGGCATGGCCATGCGGGCCGCGGGCCTCGGCCAGACCCGCAAGCGCCCCGCCGCCCCGCAGTCGCACGCTCAGACGCAGGGCTGA
- a CDS encoding TIGR02234 family membrane protein gives MSAAVPHPRPVAQPAPRTGSGARRSVGAALLFGALGAALVLLSGGRTWAEGTAAVAQGSVVRQATGQDVSGLPGALAIVGLAALVAVFAVRGAGRIAVAALLALSGAGVIAGALGGVSDTAALEEKASKIGGLTDGAIENVTHTAWPWVAFAGGVLLLLAGLLALRYGRHWPAMSGRYERDGTPRPRRARTAPDPDRPEELWKALDRGEDPTGETTGDTSRK, from the coding sequence GTGAGCGCAGCCGTTCCCCACCCCCGCCCCGTAGCCCAGCCCGCCCCGCGCACCGGCAGCGGCGCCAGACGCAGTGTCGGCGCCGCCCTGCTCTTCGGCGCGCTCGGCGCGGCACTCGTCCTCCTCTCCGGCGGCCGCACCTGGGCCGAGGGAACCGCCGCCGTGGCCCAGGGCAGCGTCGTCCGGCAGGCCACCGGCCAGGACGTCAGCGGCCTGCCCGGCGCGCTGGCCATCGTCGGTCTCGCCGCCCTGGTCGCCGTCTTCGCCGTCCGCGGCGCCGGCCGGATCGCCGTCGCCGCGCTGCTCGCCCTGAGCGGCGCCGGGGTGATCGCGGGCGCGCTCGGCGGTGTCTCCGACACCGCAGCCCTGGAGGAGAAGGCGAGCAAGATCGGCGGCCTCACCGACGGCGCCATCGAGAACGTCACCCACACCGCCTGGCCGTGGGTGGCCTTCGCCGGCGGCGTGCTGCTGCTCCTCGCCGGGCTGCTCGCCCTGCGCTACGGCCGCCACTGGCCCGCCATGTCCGGCCGCTACGAGCGCGACGGCACGCCCCGCCCGCGCCGCGCCCGCACCGCCCCCGATCCGGACCGCCCCGAGGAGCTGTGGAAGGCCCTCGACCGCGGCGAGGACCCCACCGGCGAAACCACCGGGGACACCTCCCGGAAGTAG
- a CDS encoding anthranilate synthase component I — translation MAATTSGVPAPRAATTGTTTPDADTFRMLAKDRRVIPVTRRFLADGDTPVGLYRKLAAERPGTFLLESAENGRTWSRYSFIGVRSDATLTVRDGQTHWLGTPPVGVPTEGDPLQALRDTVAALHTPRDLIEGSGLPPFTGGMVGYLGYDIVRRLEKIGELGEDTLGLPELTMLLTSDLAVLDHWNGTVLLIANAINHNDLDTGIDEAYAGAVARLDAMAADLHRPTPTSPTVLPPSELPEYTARWGGADYMAAVEDIKERIRAGEAFQVVPSQRFETPCTASALDVYRVLRATNPSPYMYLFRFPHEDGGAFDVVGSSPEALVKVEDGHAMVHPIAGTRPRGASPQADAALGDELLADPKERAEHLMLVDLGRNDLGRVCEPGSVEVVDFMSIERYSHVMHIVSTVTGRLAAGRTAFDVLTACFPAGTLSGAPKPRAMQIIEELEPARRGLYGGCVGYLDFAGDSDTAIAIRTALLRDGTAYVQAGAGVVADSDPAAEDAECRNKAAAVLRAVHTANRLAAG, via the coding sequence ATGGCTGCCACGACCTCAGGCGTCCCGGCCCCCCGCGCCGCGACGACGGGTACCACCACCCCCGACGCCGACACCTTCCGCATGCTCGCGAAGGACCGTCGGGTCATCCCGGTCACCCGACGCTTCCTCGCCGACGGCGACACGCCCGTCGGCCTCTACCGCAAGCTGGCGGCCGAACGGCCCGGCACCTTCCTGCTGGAATCCGCCGAGAACGGCCGCACCTGGTCCCGCTACTCCTTCATCGGTGTCCGCAGCGACGCCACCCTCACCGTCCGCGACGGGCAGACCCACTGGCTCGGCACCCCGCCCGTCGGCGTCCCCACCGAGGGCGACCCGCTTCAGGCGCTGCGCGACACCGTGGCGGCCCTGCACACCCCGCGCGACCTCATAGAGGGTTCCGGGCTGCCGCCCTTCACCGGCGGCATGGTGGGCTACCTCGGCTACGACATCGTCCGCCGCCTCGAGAAGATCGGCGAGCTGGGCGAGGACACCCTCGGGCTGCCCGAGCTGACGATGCTGCTCACCTCCGACCTCGCGGTGCTCGACCACTGGAACGGCACCGTGCTGCTGATCGCCAACGCGATCAACCACAACGACCTCGACACCGGCATCGACGAGGCCTACGCCGGCGCCGTCGCCCGGCTCGACGCGATGGCCGCCGACCTCCACCGGCCCACCCCCACCAGCCCCACCGTCCTGCCGCCCTCCGAACTGCCCGAGTACACCGCCCGCTGGGGCGGCGCCGACTACATGGCGGCCGTCGAGGACATCAAGGAGCGCATCCGCGCGGGCGAGGCCTTCCAGGTCGTGCCCTCCCAGCGCTTCGAGACCCCCTGCACCGCCTCCGCCCTCGACGTCTACCGGGTCCTGCGGGCCACCAACCCCAGCCCGTACATGTACCTCTTCCGCTTCCCCCACGAGGACGGCGGCGCCTTCGACGTCGTCGGCTCCAGCCCCGAGGCACTCGTCAAGGTCGAGGACGGGCACGCCATGGTGCACCCCATTGCGGGCACGCGCCCGCGCGGGGCGAGCCCGCAGGCCGACGCCGCGCTCGGCGACGAACTCCTCGCCGACCCCAAGGAGCGCGCCGAGCACCTGATGCTCGTCGACCTCGGCCGCAACGACCTGGGCCGGGTGTGCGAGCCCGGCAGCGTCGAGGTCGTCGACTTCATGTCGATCGAGCGCTACAGCCATGTGATGCACATCGTCTCCACGGTCACCGGACGCCTCGCCGCCGGCCGGACCGCCTTCGACGTGCTCACCGCCTGCTTCCCCGCCGGCACCCTCTCCGGCGCGCCCAAACCGCGCGCCATGCAGATCATCGAGGAGCTGGAGCCCGCCCGCCGCGGGCTGTACGGGGGCTGCGTCGGCTACCTCGACTTCGCCGGCGACTCCGACACCGCCATCGCCATCCGCACGGCGCTGCTGCGCGACGGCACCGCCTACGTCCAGGCGGGCGCGGGCGTCGTCGCCGACTCCGACCCCGCCGCCGAGGACGCCGAGTGCCGGAACAAGGCCGCGGCCGTGCTCCGTGCCGTCCACACCGCCAATCGGCTGGCCGCCGGCTAG
- the hisI gene encoding phosphoribosyl-AMP cyclohydrolase, giving the protein MSGTPSGSGRLDPAIAARLKRDANGLVPAIAQQYDTGEVLMLGWMDDEALHRTLTTGRCTYWSRSRREYWVKGDTSGHVQHVKSVALDCDADTLLVKVDQVGAACHTGDRTCFDADVLPLAK; this is encoded by the coding sequence GTGTCCGGAACACCGTCCGGATCCGGCCGTCTGGACCCCGCCATCGCCGCCCGCCTCAAGCGCGACGCCAACGGCCTGGTCCCCGCCATCGCCCAGCAGTACGACACCGGCGAGGTGCTCATGCTCGGCTGGATGGACGACGAGGCGCTCCACCGCACCCTCACCACCGGCCGCTGCACCTACTGGAGCCGCAGCCGCCGTGAGTACTGGGTCAAGGGCGACACCTCCGGGCACGTACAGCATGTCAAGTCCGTTGCCCTGGACTGCGACGCGGACACCCTCCTCGTCAAGGTCGACCAGGTCGGCGCCGCCTGCCACACCGGTGACCGCACCTGTTTCGATGCCGACGTCCTGCCCCTGGCCAAGTAG
- a CDS encoding septum formation family protein produces the protein MTSPPPPNTPRSPGDGGGFGPPQSFGQPYGQQVPQGAPGQPGRPYGQPGYGAQQPYGGQPGFGQQYGQFAPPMPPPPPPSGGNGAKVAAIVVASVLVVGLAVGGVILSRSGDKDDKPAARGTSSPSASPSALPSASQDSTGLSPGEGGAVDGGSSAGPSLPSLPRQVPYVVLKPGQCYDHPALSSGVTRVETRSCDGAHDGEVVANETLTGTFATQRDIQEKAVELCGTEAEKRVRSIADGRRYYSYTLMPAKTTYDRGQNQLSCTITLSNARGGAKLTAPLPD, from the coding sequence ATGACCTCTCCGCCTCCGCCGAACACACCCCGATCGCCCGGCGACGGTGGTGGGTTCGGCCCACCGCAGAGTTTCGGCCAGCCCTACGGGCAGCAGGTCCCGCAGGGGGCGCCCGGTCAGCCGGGCCGGCCCTACGGGCAGCCGGGGTACGGCGCCCAGCAGCCGTACGGCGGGCAGCCGGGCTTCGGGCAGCAGTACGGGCAGTTCGCGCCTCCCATGCCGCCGCCCCCGCCGCCCTCCGGCGGCAATGGCGCGAAGGTCGCCGCGATCGTGGTGGCCTCGGTGCTGGTGGTGGGGCTGGCCGTCGGCGGGGTGATCCTCTCGCGGAGCGGCGACAAGGACGACAAGCCGGCCGCGCGGGGGACGTCCTCGCCGAGCGCCTCACCGTCGGCGCTCCCTTCGGCGTCCCAGGACTCCACGGGCCTCTCCCCGGGCGAGGGCGGCGCGGTGGACGGCGGCAGCTCGGCCGGCCCGAGCCTGCCTTCCCTGCCGCGCCAGGTGCCCTACGTGGTCCTCAAGCCCGGCCAGTGCTACGACCACCCGGCGCTGAGCAGCGGCGTCACCAGGGTGGAGACGCGGTCGTGCGACGGCGCGCACGACGGCGAGGTGGTGGCCAACGAGACCCTGACGGGCACGTTCGCCACGCAGCGGGACATCCAGGAGAAGGCCGTGGAGCTGTGCGGCACCGAGGCGGAGAAGCGCGTGCGCTCCATAGCCGACGGCCGCCGTTACTACTCGTACACGCTGATGCCCGCCAAGACGACCTACGACCGCGGGCAGAACCAGCTGTCCTGCACGATCACCCTCAGCAATGCCCGGGGTGGCGCGAAACTGACCGCACCGCTGCCGGATTGA